GAATATTAAAAATAACAAAATATTCAAGTTTCCTATTTCTCATATTATCCTTAATTTATTCAATGAATTTAATTTATATATTCGCAATATTGGGCGGTATACATTTTTGGATATTATCAACAGAAGGAAAAGGTTGGAGGTTTAATTCGTTAAAAATAGTTTCTATTTACTTCTTTTTCTGTCCTATCTATGTTTTAGTTAGATACTTATTAGATTTTTAATTTTTGAGGAGTGAAAAACGCCCAGAAGGGCGCGAGAGATGGATGTTCAATGTTCGGGATTGCGTTTGTTATATGATTCGTTAGTCATCTATGTCTTATGGGTGTATCTTCACCACTTTATCACACCAACACAATAAAGTTGAGTTAATCAAATTTATTTTACTTTTTCTACATATTTCGACAACATCCGAATAAACTTTTGTAATATAATCTCACGAGGGTTCTTTGGAATCCTCTCCTTTAAGATAGTTCGAAAAATTGTTAGGGTCGGGAGGCGGAAAACTCTCGGCCCACAAAAAACGCCCCAAACGTTAGTTAAATCTTTTTGTTGTGCATTTAATCCAAATTAGATAACATAGTGAAAGACTTCAAACCATATTAAATACAGAAGGAATGTTTAAATGGAAAATAAAAAGGATTTTTTAGCGTATTCTTTAATTATTATTCCCTTATTGGTATCACTATATTATTCATTTATTCCTGAAGCGCTGATCTTCCCAGGATATGAATTAGCTATTGACGGGTATGTTATTGCGAGAACTGCGACTATTATTTTTTCTTTATATTTGCTTTCTAAAATAGGATTTCTTTTAATAAATAAAAAAAGTTAGCTCATTATAAAAGCTAACCTTTTTTTATTTATTTATAATTTCTTAAAGCATATTCACCATGTAGAGGTTTTTTAAATGTGTACTTTTTCTTAGAATATTGTCTACCCGTCATCTTGTCATAAGTAATTCTATATCCCGTCTCGGTCTTATATCTTACTCTATAACCCATGTAAACTCTTTTATTTGGGCCGACATTCAATGTATACCCTTTGGAGCTACTTACAGAACCTCCTAATGAGAGATTCAAAAATCTCCATGCTCCACTTAATTGCGTGCTAAATGATACAGACTTATTAGCAGTTAAAGATCCGCCTTTACTTGATGTTTTTAGATTATCTGAAACCCGTTTATATGATGACCAACTGTAAGTTGTTTTAACATTAGACTTTTTATAGCCAATTTGATGACCTATCATATTTGTCGTTGCGCCATTATTCGGTTTATCTACAATTAACTTTTCGGCACTTGCGTTACTTGGAGAAACTAGTATTCCAAAAGCAATCGCAATTGTTAAAATAGGGAAGAATATCCTCGTAATATTTTTCACTGTTATCACACCTCTTCTTAGCAGTATATGTAACTATATTTCTAAAAAAATGTTAATATTTGCGCGCGCTTTACCATTGTGTGACATTAGACGTATAATGTCAATATTTTTTATTAAAAGTAAAAAACATATAATAACCCAATTGTGTAATCTTTTTAACATTTTCGAAAATAAAAAAACGCCTGCGATCAGCAAGCGCTTTAAAATTTATTTGAAAATTATGTTTGTTAGAGTTATGATTGATTTTAAGAAATATAAACAAAGAGATATGAAAACCGATATATAAATAAAAGTTTACATAAAAAAATAGAAGGCCTAATCCGCCCCGACCAAAGTTTGGATTACGCCCATTCATATGATATATAAATCTTAACCCAAAACGTGCGATTCTGCAAGAGGAAACATTTGTACCTTTTTGCCGATTCTTTGCATAGTTCTTTTCGTATAGATTTATAGAATGGATATGAGCGGACAGGCCTTCTAATAAAAATTAGGAGGTCTTTTTGATGTTTAAAGGTTTTGAAAGTCCAAATTACACGCAAATTCCAAATGAATATTTAGAGTACACGTTTTCTCATGAGTGCGATCTAACAAAGGTTGAAATGCAAATCATGAACTACATAATGAGATCCACTTTTGGATGGCAAAAAAGCGAATACTCCTTTGTATGCTCTGTATCAGATATACAAGTTTTACTAAACATACAAAAGCGTCAGGTCATCACCAACGCAATGAGTAGATTAACAGAAGAGAAAAAATTTCTAGAGAAGAAATTAGTTGGTGATCTACCCCAAGAATCAAGAACAAGAATTGAAGCGCAGCTGAAAAAGAAATTAAAAGCGAATCAATTTTTGTATCGTTTAAACATCATTGATAATCACATGCCATGGGATGTTTCAATTGATCCAACATCAAAAATAACGGACATGAATGAGCGTAAAGAATCCTTTAATGACAAGGGGAAAAGAGCAAAAAGCAACTAGGTACCAAACGGTAACTAGTGACCAAATGGTGCCTAGTACTAGTTACCAAACGGTACCTAGTATCGGTTACCAAACGGTACCTAGTGCAGAGCCTGAATCCGTTGAGCCAGTAAAAGAGCGAGAGTCCCTAAATAAAAGTTTAAATAAAGATTTAAATAAAAGTAATAATCTATCTATCATGGACAAGTTGAAAGAATCGAAAGAGATCCATAGCTTGATAGAAAAGTCGATAGATAGAATTACTCCTAGATTTTTAGAAACGATTGTTAAAGTCTATGAGCAAAGAAAAGATTTTATTACTGACGAGCAGTTTAAACGGGCATTGAGCAAGTGTATAGGTGTTAAACCTAAAAAGAGCTATGAGGCTATGCTAAATACTTATCTCGACAACGAACTACGTACAGATGACAAAGCTGAACAAAATAACCCTGTTGACAAGCCTGCTGTGAGACGCGAGAAATTGCCTAAATGGATGGAGAATGAGGACAAGAGTAGTAAAACACCTACTGACGATAAAAAGCCTGTAAACGCTAATTTTGAGCGTGAGAAAGCACAACTTGAAACAAAGTTAAAAGATTACTATGCAAAGAAAAAGAATAATAACCTTGTAGATCATGGATAAAGGTATTAATGCGCCCATAGAGTATATGTATCTATATATCCTTTAGAACGGAGGTAGAGCGTATGGATTTAGCATATACAACAAAAGAAGTAGCAAGCACTTTAGATATAGGTGAAAGCACTCTTAGAAAATGGTCTGTTGCTCTAGAGAAAGGCGGTTACCCGTTCATTAAGAACGACAAAGGTTACCGCTCGTATTTAGAGCGAGATATTATTGTGCTACGAAAATTCAAAGAGTTAGTAAAAGTGAAAAGTGTATCCCTAGAGAGCGCAACAGAACTAGTCATGGCAAGGGTTAATGAAGAGTCGCTCGCAAAGGGAACGGGTGTCGCTCTCTCTTTAGATTCGCTAACACAAGAACGCTCTCTAGCCGATCAAGGAGAAATCAATAAAGAATTGCTTGAGCATTTCAGAAAACAAGAAGAAGTGAATAAAAGGTTAGTTGAAATGATTCAAGAGCAAGGTGAAATGATCAAAAATCAACAAAACTACATAGACGAACGATTGAACAAACATGATCAGATGTTAGTACAGTCTATGAGGGATAATATGGAGACTCGAAAACAAATAGCAGCCGCCGAAGAACCGAAGAAAGGGTTTTGGGGGAAGTTGTTTGGGAGGTAGTATATAACTTTCTACCTTTAGATAGAAAAATGTAGAAAAATATATCTTGATATACCCAATGATTCGTAGTATTGTATACTCATAGATATATAAAAGTATAGAATTGTCTACCTTTAGGTAGAAAAGTGTATATTTAGGTATAAAGGGAGGAATATTAATGATCATTGGAGTTGAAGCAGCAAACAGCTTTGTGAAATTAAAAGCGCCTGGAGATAACGAAGATTACTATTTGAACACAAGAAAAGAGCTAATTGCTGAAGAAGAAGGTCATCTTTTAGGTGAAGATAAAGAGAAACAAACGGTATTTGAGATTGATGGTTCTCGTTTTATTGTAGGTGACCCGAAAGGTGTTAGCTCTACAGATCGGTCAGAAGAACGTTATAAAGATAAGAAGTATAAACATGAAACATTAGCAGCTGTAGCAACTCAAATATCAGACGGTCAAAAAGTTAGCATTGTAACTGGACTTCCTGCTGACCATTACAAAAAGAAATATCTACATGATGACGTGATAAATAACTTAAAGGGTAATCATACAGTATTTGTAGACGGAGAGCGTAAAAAGTTTAACATTGATCGTGTCCATGTCATGCTACAACCGTTAGGATCATTGATGTACTACATTTTTAATTTTGATGGGACTGTACGAAAAGGAAGAGAACACTTACTAAAAGCGAAAATCTTAGTAATTGATATTGGTTTTGGTACGACTGACGTTGTAGAAGTTGATTCTATGCAACCATCTGAATCAGAAGGAATTGACGTTGGGATGATAAACGCAACTAAGTTCTTTTCAACTATCATTAAAAATGAATTTCCTAGAATCAACGGACTTCCAGATGGATTACAACTAGATCAAACCATGAGATATAAGGATATGATCATGGCTGGTGGAGTCGAATATGACATCAAAGAAATGAAGAACAAAGCATATAGTTTAACTGCCGATGAAATTCTTTCTAAAGTTGGTGTTAAAGGATTCAACTTGAATCAATACGATCTTGTTTTGTTTACTGGTGGTGGCGTTGAAGCTCTTAGAGATCAACTTAAAATAAAATTAGAAGGTACAAATGCTAGACGACTTGAAAAGTCGCAAATGGCCAATGCATACGGCTATTATACGTATGGGGTGATTAAGCTTTGAAACAGCTCAATATCAAATTAAACGAAACTGAAGACAAAGACATAATTGATTACTTTGAAGAAAATAAGATTCCTAAAAGTTATCTTGTTAAGAAATTACTTAGGGATCATATTGGAAATAACAAAGGACCAACAAAAAAAGAAATCCAGCAGGAATCTACACAAGACGAGTCAAAAGTTGTTAAAGATTATGCAAATGATATTAACTTTTAAATAACTCTTGTGAAAGGAATGGGAGACATGTTAAAGAAGGGTGATAAAGTTGTAATGGTTGATTGCATCGAAGCAGAGCACTACAACGGCAAGGAATGGACTTGTAG
This region of Bacillus carboniphilus genomic DNA includes:
- a CDS encoding MerR family transcriptional regulator; the protein is MDLAYTTKEVASTLDIGESTLRKWSVALEKGGYPFIKNDKGYRSYLERDIIVLRKFKELVKVKSVSLESATELVMARVNEESLAKGTGVALSLDSLTQERSLADQGEINKELLEHFRKQEEVNKRLVEMIQEQGEMIKNQQNYIDERLNKHDQMLVQSMRDNMETRKQIAAAEEPKKGFWGKLFGR
- a CDS encoding replication protein; translated protein: MFKGFESPNYTQIPNEYLEYTFSHECDLTKVEMQIMNYIMRSTFGWQKSEYSFVCSVSDIQVLLNIQKRQVITNAMSRLTEEKKFLEKKLVGDLPQESRTRIEAQLKKKLKANQFLYRLNIIDNHMPWDVSIDPTSKITDMNERKESFNDKGKRAKSN
- a CDS encoding ParM/StbA family protein, with amino-acid sequence MIIGVEAANSFVKLKAPGDNEDYYLNTRKELIAEEEGHLLGEDKEKQTVFEIDGSRFIVGDPKGVSSTDRSEERYKDKKYKHETLAAVATQISDGQKVSIVTGLPADHYKKKYLHDDVINNLKGNHTVFVDGERKKFNIDRVHVMLQPLGSLMYYIFNFDGTVRKGREHLLKAKILVIDIGFGTTDVVEVDSMQPSESEGIDVGMINATKFFSTIIKNEFPRINGLPDGLQLDQTMRYKDMIMAGGVEYDIKEMKNKAYSLTADEILSKVGVKGFNLNQYDLVLFTGGGVEALRDQLKIKLEGTNARRLEKSQMANAYGYYTYGVIKL